One segment of Alkaliphilus flagellatus DNA contains the following:
- a CDS encoding ABC transporter permease, which yields MITLIRKNFKLFFKSIYLALGFFIFSIVVNVYLIEGIYKLSIHKDALYYLIHSQKISIIYFVFFVFISYEYLVKSKNESILECFSVINNGKFKLYFSKLAVLVIIIVIMTLNIMIYNYVAYFVMNVNSLSYAYHIFLNNFLNVFLVSFLGVCIGTVTSLYLKRFPAYLIMIFSTVLISPIFESVPYILFMGFEVNIYPLREIFNILPPNLDWVEEELYGLSIESYRWNLLIFWICFLSSFVLLKLSTKKSKLLNFVAIILLSFSLINLYSYTKPGSIVKKDYNPNSFVAFDELYYIKDVQKEENVEFNILAYGMDLTIGRQLHSDIKISLDEKEYLNSYKFTLYRNYKVEKILSKKNEILEFRREGDYLEVFNPTNEKLEEIRILYSGYSPVFYSNSQGVLLPGCFPYYPIEGYKKIYLKEQSSYIPIIRDDNIKFNVSTKSNLDIYSNLQKDNNNFFGEAQAVTLIGGFVEEKNIGNNIFYGLTLEKLNTNALLDINNILEPYKNMFLENEEFNITGKKIFQSPATFTSRVMDNGLVSFKDHIFIYGLDKENLVQGFLQSTIPQDIKKIEIKSIFFDYLLYKNRILNIPKEELENNKSYELHNLFLKKINELGENYVLKNTYDFLRNKNDTRDSTTFIRDLTKGGH from the coding sequence ATGATTACCTTAATAAGAAAAAATTTTAAGTTATTTTTTAAAAGTATATATTTAGCATTAGGATTCTTTATATTTTCTATTGTAGTAAATGTGTATTTAATTGAAGGTATTTATAAATTGTCAATACATAAAGATGCACTATATTATCTAATTCATAGTCAAAAAATTAGCATAATTTATTTTGTTTTCTTTGTATTTATATCCTATGAATACTTAGTAAAAAGTAAAAATGAAAGCATATTAGAATGTTTTTCAGTGATAAACAATGGAAAATTTAAATTGTATTTTTCCAAATTAGCAGTATTGGTAATTATAATAGTAATAATGACTTTAAATATAATGATATATAATTATGTTGCATATTTTGTTATGAATGTAAACTCATTATCTTATGCGTATCATATATTCTTAAATAATTTTTTAAATGTTTTTTTAGTATCATTTTTAGGTGTTTGTATAGGGACTGTAACTTCCTTATATTTAAAAAGGTTTCCTGCATATCTTATAATGATATTCTCAACAGTTTTAATAAGTCCTATTTTTGAATCCGTACCTTATATACTCTTTATGGGTTTTGAAGTAAATATATATCCACTTAGAGAAATATTTAATATTTTACCTCCAAATTTAGATTGGGTTGAAGAAGAACTATATGGATTGTCTATAGAGTCTTATAGATGGAACCTATTAATATTTTGGATATGTTTTTTGAGTTCCTTTGTATTGTTAAAATTAAGCACTAAAAAATCTAAATTATTAAATTTTGTAGCCATAATATTACTATCTTTTTCACTTATCAATTTGTATTCATATACTAAACCAGGTAGCATAGTAAAGAAAGATTATAACCCTAACAGTTTTGTGGCCTTTGATGAATTGTATTATATAAAGGATGTTCAAAAAGAAGAAAATGTAGAATTTAATATTTTAGCATATGGTATGGACCTTACTATAGGCAGGCAATTACATAGTGATATAAAAATTTCCTTAGATGAAAAAGAATATTTAAATAGCTATAAATTTACCCTATATAGAAATTATAAGGTTGAAAAAATACTTAGTAAAAAAAATGAAATATTAGAATTCAGAAGAGAAGGCGATTACCTAGAAGTATTTAACCCTACTAATGAAAAACTAGAAGAAATAAGAATTTTATATAGTGGATATAGTCCAGTATTTTATAGCAATTCTCAGGGAGTTTTACTTCCAGGCTGTTTTCCCTACTATCCAATAGAAGGATATAAAAAAATATATTTGAAGGAACAATCTTCATATATTCCAATAATAAGAGATGATAATATTAAATTTAATGTATCCACAAAATCTAACTTAGATATTTACTCAAACTTGCAAAAAGACAATAATAATTTCTTTGGTGAAGCACAAGCGGTTACCTTAATTGGAGGTTTTGTAGAAGAAAAGAATATTGGAAATAATATTTTTTATGGTTTAACTTTAGAAAAATTAAATACCAATGCTTTATTAGATATTAACAATATATTGGAACCATACAAAAACATGTTTCTAGAAAATGAGGAATTTAATATTACTGGTAAAAAAATTTTTCAATCTCCAGCTACATTTACTAGTCGTGTAATGGATAATGGTTTAGTAAGTTTTAAAGACCATATTTTTATATATGGTTTAGATAAAGAAAATTTAGTACAAGGTTTCTTGCAATCTACTATACCGCAAGATATTAAAAAAATTGAGATTAAAAGTATATTCTTTGACTATCTTTTATATAAGAATAGAATTCTTAATATCCCAAAAGAAGAATTAGAAAATAATAAATCTTATGAACTACATAATTTATTTTTGAAAAAGATAAATGAATTAGGGGAAAATTATGTTCTTAAAAATACTTATGACTTTTTAAGAAATAAAAATGATACAAGAGATTCAACTACATTTATTAGGGACTTAACAAAAGGAGGTCATTAA
- a CDS encoding DUF4364 family protein, with product MFTNNSQQLAENKLLLLHIFDRIEFPMSNPQITQFVLENDIMNYFMLQQFLGELKDSKFIIEKQEDNEHIFIITEKGKSTLSYFVNRIPKSQIDRIDQLLNVQKEKFIKNTQVKADYIKIKDDEYLVKLGVIEKDMPIINLKLSVANNKHAKQICEKWRESAPSLYGQIINLLIE from the coding sequence ATGTTTACCAATAACTCTCAACAGTTAGCAGAAAACAAACTGCTTCTTCTTCATATATTTGATCGTATTGAGTTTCCAATGTCAAACCCACAGATTACTCAGTTTGTTTTAGAAAATGATATTATGAATTATTTTATGCTTCAACAATTTTTAGGTGAGCTAAAGGATTCAAAGTTTATTATTGAAAAGCAAGAGGATAATGAACATATTTTCATAATTACAGAAAAGGGAAAAAGCACATTAAGCTATTTTGTCAATCGTATCCCAAAATCTCAAATTGATCGAATAGATCAATTGTTAAATGTTCAAAAAGAAAAGTTTATAAAGAACACACAAGTTAAGGCTGATTACATAAAGATAAAAGATGATGAATATTTAGTTAAGCTTGGAGTAATTGAGAAAGACATGCCTATTATTAATTTAAAATTAAGTGTAGCTAATAATAAACATGCAAAACAAATTTGTGAAAAATGGCGCGAAAGTGCTCCAAGCCTGTATGGTCAAATTATTAATCTATTAATTGAATAG
- a CDS encoding YncE family protein, producing the protein MKCLSNDTLIISNFSDDSISVIDLVGGREIQRIKLCYNGQCSSSSQFGPHHIALDERSKLLYVPNSWHSSVSVVDLTSEKIIDTIFVGSCPSQVILCPKYNHIYVANTDSNSLSILSMDNLKLIIQLPTGEMPHGMAMTNDQERIFIGNYGSGEITEIETRTNERLKNHKVECNPWHLRIDASGEFLFAVNYSDQFSRKGKVVIYETKTLKEIKTITIGKMPVEATSDKTNEYLYITDSDMSCVHIYDIQNNKYSGEIKVNSMPHGIELDSEKGRLFVTSIQKNTVDIVDTHTRKVIQSISVGKEPTSIIKKSFI; encoded by the coding sequence ATGAAGTGTTTATCCAATGACACTTTAATCATTTCTAACTTCTCCGATGATTCTATTTCCGTTATAGATTTAGTCGGAGGAAGAGAAATTCAAAGAATTAAATTATGCTATAATGGACAATGCTCTTCATCTTCACAATTCGGGCCTCATCATATTGCTTTAGATGAAAGAAGTAAACTTTTGTATGTTCCTAATAGCTGGCACAGCAGTGTTTCTGTAGTAGATTTAACTAGTGAGAAGATAATTGATACTATCTTTGTAGGAAGTTGTCCAAGTCAAGTTATCCTATGCCCCAAATACAATCATATATACGTGGCAAATACGGATTCTAATAGTCTTTCAATTTTAAGTATGGATAATCTGAAATTAATTATACAGCTTCCTACAGGAGAAATGCCTCACGGTATGGCTATGACAAATGATCAGGAGCGTATTTTTATAGGTAATTATGGTTCTGGCGAGATAACTGAGATTGAAACTAGAACAAACGAAAGACTTAAAAACCATAAGGTGGAATGTAACCCATGGCATTTAAGAATCGATGCCAGTGGTGAGTTTTTATTTGCAGTTAATTATAGTGATCAATTTAGCAGAAAAGGAAAGGTAGTTATTTACGAAACAAAAACATTAAAAGAAATAAAAACAATAACTATTGGCAAAATGCCAGTTGAAGCAACTAGTGATAAAACAAATGAATACTTATATATTACAGATTCTGATATGAGCTGCGTTCATATATATGATATACAAAATAATAAATATTCTGGAGAGATTAAAGTTAATTCTATGCCCCATGGTATAGAATTAGATAGTGAAAAAGGAAGACTGTTTGTTACTAGTATACAGAAAAATACAGTTGATATAGTTGATACACATACAAGAAAAGTGATACAAAGTATATCAGTAGGTAAAGAGCCCACTAGCATAATTAAAAAATCCTTTATTTAA
- a CDS encoding bifunctional folylpolyglutamate synthase/dihydrofolate synthase: MNYQEALDYIHGTYKFGSKLGLENIKYLLSLLGNPHKELKIIHVAGTNGKGSTSSYIHSILKEAGYRVGLYTSPYLEEFTERMRINDENIPKDKLANITAIVKEKIEGMVKEGKNHPTEFEVVTAIAFYYYAKENIDFLVLEVGLGGRLDATNVVEDPLLSVITPIGLDHTEYLGDTLDKIAYEKGGIIKENSFVLSYPQEAEVIEVFRNLCTERNSKLFVTSFDELTIHKSTIEEQVFSVNILGNVYDNIEIQLVGIHQIYNACTAIGAVEVLRKYRNINISDEAVLGGLCNVKWPGRFEVLQRGPVVIIDGAHNLHGAEALRKSIEALLKDYKITFVIGMLQDKDVEGVLKDLIPLMNKVIATRPANPRAMKAIDLADKLKVFGKETYVSENIKEAINMAIEETEANEAIVFAGSLYMIGEVRKLLIK; this comes from the coding sequence ATGAATTATCAAGAAGCCTTAGATTACATTCATGGAACTTATAAATTTGGTAGTAAATTAGGTTTAGAAAATATAAAGTATTTATTAAGCCTATTAGGTAATCCACATAAAGAACTAAAGATTATCCATGTAGCAGGAACAAATGGTAAAGGATCAACCTCTTCATATATACATAGCATATTAAAAGAAGCAGGATATCGTGTTGGACTATATACCTCACCATACCTTGAAGAATTTACCGAAAGAATGAGGATAAATGATGAAAATATTCCAAAGGATAAACTGGCTAATATAACCGCTATTGTTAAAGAGAAAATAGAGGGAATGGTAAAGGAAGGGAAAAATCATCCTACGGAGTTTGAAGTTGTAACAGCTATAGCATTTTACTATTATGCTAAGGAAAATATAGATTTTCTTGTATTAGAAGTAGGGCTTGGTGGCAGGTTGGATGCGACTAATGTTGTAGAAGATCCACTTCTATCTGTAATCACACCTATTGGACTGGATCATACAGAATATTTAGGAGATACACTAGATAAAATTGCATATGAAAAAGGCGGTATAATTAAAGAAAATAGCTTTGTATTATCTTATCCTCAAGAAGCGGAAGTTATAGAGGTATTTAGAAATTTATGCACGGAAAGAAATAGTAAACTTTTTGTAACAAGCTTTGATGAGTTAACCATACATAAAAGTACTATAGAAGAACAAGTTTTTTCAGTAAATATATTAGGTAATGTTTATGATAATATAGAAATACAATTAGTTGGAATCCACCAAATATATAATGCTTGTACAGCTATTGGTGCAGTTGAAGTTTTGCGTAAGTATAGAAATATTAATATTAGCGATGAAGCAGTATTAGGTGGGCTTTGTAATGTAAAATGGCCAGGTCGCTTCGAAGTTTTACAAAGAGGTCCAGTAGTAATTATTGATGGAGCACATAATCTACATGGTGCAGAAGCGCTTAGAAAAAGTATAGAGGCTTTACTAAAAGATTATAAAATTACTTTTGTTATAGGAATGCTTCAAGACAAAGATGTAGAAGGAGTGCTTAAGGATCTTATACCTTTAATGAATAAGGTTATTGCTACAAGGCCAGCTAACCCAAGGGCTATGAAGGCCATAGATTTGGCAGACAAGTTAAAGGTATTTGGAAAAGAAACCTATGTAAGTGAAAATATTAAGGAAGCAATAAACATGGCTATTGAAGAAACAGAAGCAAATGAAGCGATTGTTTTTGCAGGTTCACTTTATATGATAGGAGAAGTAAGAAAATTATTAATTAAATAA
- a CDS encoding valine--tRNA ligase — MENNLEKNYNPQAFEERIYKHWMDANYFKAKVDPEKEPFSIVLPPPNITGQLHMGHALDHTLQDILIRWKRMQGYEALWQPGTDHASIATEVKVVENIKEEEGLSKLDVGREGFLERAWKWKEEYGGRIVDQMKKLGDSCDWSRERFTLDEGLSNAVTEVFIKLYEKGLIYRGNRIINWCPECKTSLSDAEVEHDEKAGHFWHINYPIKDSDEVIEIATTRPETMLGDTAIAVHPEDERYKHLIGKYAILPLVNREIIIVADEYVDPEFGTGAVKITPAHDPNDFEVGLRHNLPQIIVMNDDATINAKGGKYAGMSRYEARKAIVKDLEEQGLLVKIKEHSHNVGQCYRCDTVVEPLTSDQWFVKMEPLAAPAIEAVKDGRIKFIPDRFSKTYLHWLENIRDWCISRQLWWGHRIPAYYCSSCGHLVVSKEAPTTCEKCNSNNFKQDEDVLDTWFSSALWPFSTLGWPEGTKELEYFYPTDVLVTGYDIIFFWVVRMAFSGLEFMNDVPFKHVFIHGLVRDAEGRKMSKSLGNGIDPLEIIDQYGADALRFTLVTGNSPGNDMRFHMEKLESSRNFANKLWNATRFVLMNLDVDYIDKDSVESELTVVDRWIISRLNKVAREITENMDKFELGLAVQKLYDFIWNEYCDWYIELVKPRLYGEDINKKRAAQYTLTYILENILKLLHPFMPFITEEIWQNLPTVKDSVIVAEWPKYKENEICSLAEEQMELIMSAIKSIRNVRAEMNVIPSRKAKLIVLTTKDAIAKTILDNEEYFRTLASVSEIELAKSKDQIPSDAVSTVIQGAELFLPLDDLIDFEKEIERLEKEKSKLEGEIKRVVGKLSNEGFVSKAPTHLIEEEKQKQAKYEQMLNSVLERLESLKNRG, encoded by the coding sequence ATGGAAAATAATTTAGAAAAGAATTATAATCCTCAGGCGTTTGAAGAACGTATTTATAAACATTGGATGGATGCTAATTATTTTAAAGCAAAAGTAGATCCAGAAAAAGAACCATTCAGCATTGTTCTACCGCCACCAAACATAACAGGACAACTCCATATGGGTCATGCACTAGATCATACACTTCAAGATATTTTAATTCGTTGGAAAAGGATGCAGGGTTATGAAGCTCTATGGCAGCCAGGCACAGACCATGCAAGTATAGCAACAGAGGTAAAGGTAGTTGAAAATATTAAGGAAGAAGAAGGACTAAGTAAGCTAGATGTGGGTAGAGAAGGGTTTTTAGAAAGAGCCTGGAAGTGGAAAGAGGAGTATGGAGGAAGAATAGTAGATCAAATGAAAAAATTGGGGGACTCTTGTGACTGGTCTAGAGAACGATTTACATTAGACGAAGGACTTAGTAATGCAGTAACAGAGGTATTTATCAAATTATATGAAAAGGGATTAATATATAGAGGAAACCGTATTATTAATTGGTGTCCAGAGTGTAAAACTTCTCTTTCAGATGCAGAAGTTGAACATGATGAGAAGGCAGGACATTTTTGGCATATAAACTATCCAATTAAGGATAGTGATGAAGTAATAGAAATTGCAACTACAAGACCAGAAACTATGCTTGGTGATACAGCTATTGCAGTACATCCAGAAGACGAAAGATATAAGCACTTAATTGGTAAATATGCAATTTTACCTTTAGTTAATAGAGAAATTATCATAGTAGCCGATGAATATGTAGATCCTGAATTTGGAACAGGAGCTGTAAAGATTACTCCAGCCCATGATCCTAACGACTTTGAAGTAGGACTAAGACATAATCTTCCTCAAATTATTGTTATGAATGATGATGCTACAATAAATGCAAAGGGTGGCAAATATGCAGGTATGTCAAGATACGAGGCAAGGAAGGCTATTGTAAAGGATTTAGAGGAACAAGGATTGTTAGTTAAAATTAAGGAGCATAGTCATAATGTAGGCCAATGCTATAGATGTGATACAGTAGTGGAACCTTTAACATCAGATCAATGGTTTGTAAAAATGGAGCCTCTTGCAGCACCAGCTATTGAAGCTGTTAAGGATGGAAGAATTAAATTTATTCCTGATCGTTTCTCTAAAACCTATTTACATTGGTTAGAAAATATTAGGGATTGGTGTATTTCTAGACAATTATGGTGGGGTCATCGTATTCCAGCTTATTATTGCTCTAGTTGTGGACACCTAGTTGTTTCAAAGGAAGCACCAACTACTTGCGAAAAATGTAATTCAAATAACTTTAAACAGGATGAGGATGTATTAGATACTTGGTTTAGTTCAGCTCTATGGCCATTCTCCACATTAGGCTGGCCAGAAGGAACTAAGGAACTTGAATATTTCTACCCAACAGATGTATTAGTAACAGGATATGATATTATTTTCTTCTGGGTAGTTCGTATGGCTTTTTCAGGACTAGAGTTTATGAATGATGTACCATTTAAACATGTATTTATTCATGGACTTGTAAGAGATGCAGAAGGTAGAAAAATGAGCAAATCCTTAGGGAATGGTATTGATCCCCTTGAAATTATAGATCAATATGGAGCAGACGCATTAAGATTTACTCTAGTTACGGGAAATTCCCCGGGAAATGACATGCGATTCCATATGGAAAAATTAGAATCTAGTCGAAATTTTGCAAATAAGTTATGGAATGCTACAAGATTTGTATTAATGAACTTAGATGTTGATTATATTGATAAGGACAGTGTAGAGTCTGAACTTACTGTGGTAGATAGATGGATAATTTCTAGACTTAATAAAGTAGCCAGAGAAATAACAGAAAACATGGATAAATTTGAGTTAGGTCTTGCTGTACAAAAACTTTATGATTTTATATGGAATGAGTATTGTGACTGGTATATAGAGTTAGTAAAACCAAGACTTTATGGTGAAGATATTAATAAGAAAAGAGCGGCACAATATACTCTAACCTATATATTAGAAAATATTTTAAAACTTTTACATCCGTTTATGCCATTTATAACAGAAGAAATATGGCAAAATTTACCTACTGTAAAAGATAGTGTAATTGTAGCAGAGTGGCCTAAGTACAAAGAAAATGAAATATGCAGTTTAGCAGAAGAGCAAATGGAATTAATCATGAGTGCAATTAAAAGCATTCGTAATGTTAGAGCAGAGATGAATGTTATACCTTCACGAAAGGCAAAGCTTATTGTTCTAACTACAAAGGATGCAATTGCTAAAACAATATTAGACAACGAGGAATACTTTAGGACTTTAGCAAGTGTTTCAGAAATTGAGTTGGCAAAAAGTAAAGATCAAATACCTTCTGATGCTGTATCTACAGTTATTCAAGGAGCTGAGCTGTTTTTACCTTTAGATGACTTAATTGACTTTGAAAAGGAAATTGAAAGATTAGAAAAGGAAAAGTCAAAACTAGAGGGAGAAATTAAAAGAGTAGTGGGTAAACTTTCTAACGAAGGATTTGTTAGTAAGGCACCAACTCATTTAATTGAGGAAGAAAAGCAAAAACAGGCAAAGTATGAGCAAATGCTAAATAGCGTGTTAGAAAGATTAGAATCATTAAAAAATAGAGGATAA
- the pgsA gene encoding CDP-diacylglycerol--glycerol-3-phosphate 3-phosphatidyltransferase — MNLPNILTTVRFVLIPLFVGVFFSPLEKSLLYSVIIFILAGITDVLDGYIARKYDAISKWGQAMDPLADKLMQLTVLICFTSKQFIPIWVISIYGIKEISMILGGIVLYTKKDKLVVPANSYGKIATIVFYIAILAIAFDFIYGKALIIIAALLTLYAFVRYALLGIQEIKKPPISGTPE, encoded by the coding sequence ATGAATTTACCAAACATATTGACTACCGTGCGTTTTGTGCTTATACCATTATTTGTAGGAGTATTTTTTTCACCTTTAGAAAAAAGCTTATTATATTCTGTTATAATCTTTATTCTTGCAGGAATTACAGATGTTTTAGATGGATATATTGCAAGAAAGTATGATGCTATAAGTAAGTGGGGACAAGCTATGGATCCGCTGGCAGATAAATTAATGCAGCTAACAGTACTTATCTGTTTTACATCAAAGCAGTTTATACCAATATGGGTTATAAGCATATACGGAATAAAGGAAATTTCTATGATACTGGGAGGAATTGTTCTATATACTAAGAAAGATAAATTAGTAGTCCCAGCAAATTCCTATGGAAAGATAGCCACTATAGTTTTTTATATCGCTATTTTAGCTATAGCTTTTGATTTTATATATGGTAAAGCTTTGATTATAATTGCAGCATTACTTACTTTATATGCATTTGTAAGATATGCACTCTTAGGAATACAGGAAATAAAAAAACCGCCAATTTCTGGAACACCTGAGTAA
- a CDS encoding ABC transporter substrate-binding protein: protein MIHKKYLSFLIVFIMIATMCLSGCSGKTELTKIQVMEVTHSVFYAPHYIAVTEGFFEEEGLKVEIIDGKGADKTMAALLSNQVEIGFMGPEASIYVYNQGKEDYAINFAQLTQRDGSFIVAREPNPNFKLEDLRGKELLGGRKGGMPNMTLEYVLKKNGLVPGKDLNVRTDIQFDVMAGAFAGGEGDYTTLFEPVASLMEKEGKGFVVASVGEESGYIPYTAYSAKKSYIEKNPDIIQKFSNAIYKGMLWVEKHSAEEIAKSLQPHFPDADLDVLTNVADRYRSIGAWAPDLIMTEEGLNRLQDVMTEAGELNQRVPYDKVVTTKFAEEAMKNK, encoded by the coding sequence TTGATACACAAAAAGTATCTTAGCTTTTTAATTGTTTTTATAATGATTGCCACCATGTGCTTATCAGGATGCAGTGGTAAGACAGAACTTACTAAAATACAAGTAATGGAAGTAACCCATTCCGTATTTTATGCACCCCATTATATCGCAGTTACTGAAGGGTTCTTTGAGGAAGAGGGGTTAAAGGTCGAGATTATAGACGGTAAAGGTGCAGATAAAACCATGGCAGCTCTATTGAGTAATCAAGTGGAGATTGGCTTTATGGGTCCTGAAGCTTCAATCTATGTTTATAATCAAGGCAAGGAAGATTACGCTATTAACTTTGCCCAACTAACTCAACGTGATGGCTCATTTATAGTCGCTAGAGAGCCAAACCCTAATTTTAAATTAGAAGATCTTAGAGGAAAAGAGCTACTTGGTGGACGTAAGGGCGGAATGCCTAACATGACATTAGAGTATGTTTTAAAGAAAAATGGTTTAGTACCTGGTAAAGACTTAAATGTGCGTACTGACATTCAATTCGATGTAATGGCTGGTGCCTTTGCTGGTGGAGAAGGGGATTACACAACACTCTTCGAGCCAGTAGCATCTTTAATGGAAAAGGAAGGTAAAGGATTTGTAGTTGCTTCAGTCGGAGAAGAAAGTGGATATATTCCTTATACCGCATACAGTGCTAAAAAGAGCTATATAGAAAAGAATCCCGATATAATACAAAAGTTTAGTAATGCAATATATAAAGGAATGTTGTGGGTTGAAAAGCATAGTGCGGAAGAGATAGCAAAGTCGCTACAACCCCACTTTCCAGATGCTGATTTAGATGTATTAACCAATGTAGCAGACAGATACCGTTCTATAGGCGCTTGGGCTCCGGACCTTATAATGACAGAAGAAGGTCTAAATAGGCTTCAAGATGTCATGACAGAGGCGGGAGAGTTGAACCAGCGAGTGCCCTACGATAAAGTTGTTACTACAAAATTTGCAGAAGAGGCAATGAAAAATAAATAA
- a CDS encoding L-cysteine desulfidase family protein — protein sequence MQLEELILRTLKEEVVPAMGCTDPVAVALACAKAMELVNHKEIISLDIWLSPNIYKNGLAVGIPNTNEVGLHIASALGAMGGRSEKGLEVLEGITDKEIELANKLIESDRISINIKDTTEKIYIEVKLYTEKGYSIVIIQNKHNEFVYLETDKKIILNKIQTDNENIKSINPLYELNIKDIISEIERIDYEKLSFMLEGLEMNEKIAMAGLSKKSGMSVGLTIYENVQKGILADDLMNGAMMLTAAGADARMSGINMPVMSSNGSGNNGLTAILPILAYHKKFSVDNEKLARAIAISHILNSYIKHYIGRLSALCGCGVAAATGASVAIAWLMGAKEQQIDAVVKNMLANISGMICDGAKVGCALKLATSASAAIQSALLALNDQVVPNKNGMIANTAEDTIRNLGILSEEGMNLTDHVILKVMRQMEA from the coding sequence ATGCAATTAGAAGAATTGATATTAAGAACATTAAAAGAGGAAGTAGTACCAGCAATGGGATGTACAGATCCAGTAGCTGTAGCTTTAGCATGCGCAAAGGCTATGGAGTTAGTTAATCATAAAGAAATAATAAGTTTAGATATTTGGCTTAGTCCAAATATTTATAAAAATGGATTAGCTGTAGGAATACCTAATACCAATGAAGTAGGATTACACATTGCGTCAGCACTAGGGGCAATGGGTGGACGGAGTGAAAAGGGGCTTGAAGTACTAGAAGGGATTACTGATAAGGAAATAGAATTGGCAAATAAATTAATCGAAAGCGATAGAATTTCTATAAATATTAAAGATACAACAGAAAAAATATATATAGAAGTAAAATTGTATACTGAAAAAGGATATTCTATCGTAATTATACAGAACAAACATAATGAATTTGTTTATCTAGAAACAGACAAAAAAATAATATTAAATAAAATACAAACTGATAATGAAAATATAAAATCAATAAATCCTTTATATGAATTAAATATAAAAGATATTATAAGTGAAATTGAAAGAATAGATTATGAAAAGCTTAGTTTCATGTTGGAAGGTCTAGAAATGAATGAGAAAATAGCAATGGCTGGACTAAGTAAAAAGTCTGGTATGTCAGTAGGATTAACAATCTATGAAAATGTACAAAAAGGAATTTTAGCTGATGATTTAATGAATGGAGCTATGATGCTAACGGCAGCAGGAGCTGATGCTAGGATGTCTGGTATTAATATGCCAGTTATGAGTAGCAATGGAAGTGGAAATAATGGTTTAACTGCTATTTTACCTATTCTGGCTTATCATAAGAAATTCTCTGTCGACAACGAAAAATTAGCTAGGGCTATAGCTATTAGTCATATTTTAAATAGTTATATTAAGCACTATATAGGTAGATTATCAGCTTTATGTGGTTGTGGAGTAGCTGCTGCAACGGGAGCAAGTGTGGCTATAGCATGGTTAATGGGAGCTAAAGAACAACAAATAGATGCTGTAGTTAAAAATATGCTAGCAAATATAAGTGGTATGATTTGCGATGGAGCTAAAGTAGGTTGTGCATTAAAACTTGCAACCTCTGCATCTGCAGCAATTCAGTCAGCATTATTGGCTTTAAATGATCAAGTTGTTCCTAATAAAAATGGAATGATAGCAAATACCGCTGAGGATACTATTAGAAATCTAGGTATATTATCGGAGGAAGGAATGAACCTTACAGACCATGTAATATTAAAAGTTATGAGACAAATGGAAGCATAA